Proteins encoded in a region of the Rutidosis leptorrhynchoides isolate AG116_Rl617_1_P2 chromosome 9, CSIRO_AGI_Rlap_v1, whole genome shotgun sequence genome:
- the LOC139868553 gene encoding uncharacterized protein yields MVPQQHVWELHTDGASSEEGTGAGLVLTSPDGEEHTYALKFCFYASNNEAEYEALVSDLRIALEMGITNLKAYVDSQIVAQQVNGTFDARDTSMRYLYDGGLPIDKAEARRIRVTAPMYEVINGALYGKSYNGPLLRCLTNDESLKVVKEMHEGVCPQHSGFQIIKTCEKCQRHGIVKRLPKYYLIPVSSAWPFCKWAIDIVEPFNRSTGNAKFMVVAIDFFTKWVEAKALAKITGENVKKFVWHDIVCRYGAPNEIAHRTTPKWSTGETPFSLVYGTEAVIPAEICVPTQRIMAFDIEANSDALRENLNLLEERRLMAAIRQADHKHKMAKYYNKKVKHTQFEVGDLVLRDNEASRQIKFRKLAPKWEGPYKVTSGGARILAGWCHKITSKCLNSQKVLTNFD; encoded by the exons ATGGTACCACAACAGCATGTTTGGGAATTGCACACTGATGGGGCTTCCAGTGAAGAAGGAACAGGTGCGGGACTGGTTCTGACAAGTCCAGATGGAGAAGAGCatacttatgcattgaaattttgTTTCTATGCGTCCAACAATGAAGCAGAATACGAGGCATTAGTCTCCGACTTACGCATAGCATTGGAAATGGGCATCACAAACCTAAaggcatatgttgattctcaaattgtggCCCAGCAAGTTAATGGAACATTTGATGCAAGAGATACATcaatgag GTATTTGTACGACGGAGGGTTACCCATTGACAAGGCGGAAGCCAGAAGGATAAGAGTAACGGCACCAATGTATGAAGTGATTAATGGCGCTCTTTATGGAAAGTCTTACAATGGTCCTCTGTTAAGGTGTTTAACCAATGATGAATCATTAAAGGTAGTCAAGGAGATGCATGAAGGAGTTTGTCCTCAACATTCCGGcttcc aaatcataaaaacatgtgagaagtGTCAGAGACATGGGATAGTTAAGCGTCTCCCAAAGTATTATTTGATACCAGTGTCATCCgcttggccattctgcaaatgggcgatTGATATTGTGGAACCATTCAACagaagcactggtaatgctaagttcatggtggtAGCAATTGATTTTTTCACAAAGTGGGTTGAGGCGAAGGCTTTAGCAAAGattacaggagaaaatgtcaaaaaGTTTGTTTGGCATGATATTGTGTGCCGGTATGGGGCCccaaatgaaata GCACACCGGACAACTCCAAAGtggagcacgggggaaacaccctTCAGTCTAGTGTATGGTACAGAAGCAGTGATACCTGCCGAAATATGTGTTCCAACACAACGCATAATGGCATTTGATATTGAAGCTAATTCTGATGCATTAAGGGAAAATCTCAACTTATTGGAGGAAAGAAgattgatggccgccatccggcaagcagatcacaagcataagATGGCAAAATATTACAACAAGAAAGTGAAGCATACACAATTTGAAGTTGGTGATCTGGTGCTACGAGATAATGAAGCAAGCAGGCAAATTAAATTTAGAAAGTTAgcaccaaaatgggaaggaccttataaggtcaccaGTGGCGGAGCCAGAATTTTAGCGGGTTGGTGTCATAAAATAACATCGAAATGTCTTAATTCCCAAAAAGTATTGACAAACTTTGATTGA